The DNA sequence aaaatatacccAGCATTCTGATAATAGTGATTTTCACGAATATTATTCTCCTTCAAACCAATATCATAACTACGTTTGCTCTGTTTGTTGCTTAAAATACTATAGgcttcatttattttcacaaACTCATCATGATTTCCCTTATTGCCACAGTCAGGATGCACCTAAAAAAATACTTAAATTACCATTTATTTGCTAtatactttaaatattttaaaataccaCGAAATTAAACataattggaaaaatatttgaaatacataaaaaaatgaCTTATACCTGTTTAGATAATTTGATATAAGCGtctcttatttctttttggGTTGCATTTGAagaaatatgcaaaacttCGTAATAATTACATTTACGTCTTTAAAAAGCATACTTAGCATTAACTGATACATGTATATACgtgaaatatgttattttCAGATTCTAACCTTTGATTATAATTTCTATAGAAAACATGAATTAATGTAGGTACTTCAAATTTATACACACGAAAAATTTGTGCCATATCCTCAAAATCTTTTCTGTATATAATTGCAAACTTAAAAACAACAACGCAAAACACTATTATGATTCTACGACATTACTGAACTGAAGTTAGTGATGTTATCATGAAATTATATCGATGACGTTAAACTTttataccaattaacttcgccatatttctttttaaattaacttgtaaaatgaaaatgttacaaaatgtaaaataaattatgtaataaCACATTCTGACCAAAAGATTcatgaattaaatatttattaaaaaccaaattcagtttttataatataacaattctCATTTACGTTTGGTGtatagtataaaatatattacaatatgtaTACAAGAAACATccttaattatataataagaTAGGCCTCAAGCCCAGCTCGATGTCTATGCATTTCAGGTTTATCATATTACGCAATTTATGCAATATTTATTATGCGTTTTGTATAAGCTCTATTATTatcaaaaaaattattatgtacgtaatttatattgtatatcttATGTACAAATTGTACGTTATGACAATGAATTATAATGCAAGCCTTTATTAAGAGATATGAGATTAACTAATAATGTATAAAACCTTCttgcaattttataaaaattgacaTATTATTTAGGTTTTATCTGATTATTGGCTTGCCACTGTAAATAATACTTTGAGTTCAAGTGCATTGGcacaaataatttttgttttatattgtatGTTAATTATGTATCTATTTTAAATGCATTATATAAAAAACATACATTCAGTTCGCTAAAGAGTTGCAATGTAATACATTAATACAATCACATTCTAATAAAATCTCTTATTAAAATAACGACTACAATTTGTAACTTcaatcaaaatatataaaaatttttaa is a window from the Bombus huntii isolate Logan2020A chromosome 6, iyBomHunt1.1, whole genome shotgun sequence genome containing:
- the LOC126866814 gene encoding dnaJ homolog subfamily B member 14-like, producing MAQIFRVYKFEVPTLIHVFYRNYNQRRKCNYYEVLHISSNATQKEIRDAYIKLSKQVHPDCGNKGNHDEFVKINEAYSILSNKQSKRSYDIGLKENNIRENHYYQNAGSYNRYQYAYNMYYPRYRRKPSEAEKRKAIILWVFLLTIGLLIQLIRVIVWSNASQNAALRKSRKIMLEVENSNKKYENKTLEERLEMLEKMMAEGIVSTDDK